One Phycisphaerae bacterium genomic window carries:
- a CDS encoding thrombospondin type 3 repeat-containing protein — MTMTKTHANGGTFASTLPVSPQFIFIRQSDAAIRVLDVGLMGFPPLVFNTNNGHWVSTPDPAFQIITALPGVVVDQNCDGQFDTTLPGTSNFVPGLQIVECGAGASQRKRLTDEQALFAQHGVLPTQPPQPDSDGDCIPDDADNCPGHFNLLQQDTDGDGVGDVCDNCPFVPNPCQTDSDGDGVGDACDLCPGTPPGELITPSGCLIGDLNCDGSVNFGDINPFVLYLSNFVTWQAAHPACPPEVGDINGDGIYPSFGDINPFVVLLSGG, encoded by the coding sequence ATGACCATGACCAAAACGCATGCCAACGGTGGAACGTTCGCTTCGACGCTTCCGGTGTCGCCGCAGTTCATCTTCATCCGCCAGTCCGACGCTGCGATCCGTGTCCTGGACGTCGGCTTGATGGGCTTTCCGCCACTTGTCTTCAACACGAACAACGGGCACTGGGTCAGCACGCCCGACCCAGCGTTTCAGATCATCACGGCTCTGCCCGGGGTGGTGGTTGACCAAAACTGCGATGGGCAGTTTGACACCACGCTTCCGGGCACGTCCAACTTCGTCCCGGGACTGCAGATCGTGGAGTGCGGCGCAGGTGCATCGCAACGCAAACGGTTGACCGATGAGCAGGCCCTGTTCGCCCAGCATGGCGTACTCCCCACGCAGCCGCCCCAGCCCGATAGCGATGGCGACTGCATTCCCGACGACGCCGACAATTGCCCGGGGCACTTCAACCTGCTGCAGCAGGACACAGACGGCGACGGCGTCGGCGACGTATGCGACAACTGCCCGTTTGTCCCCAATCCCTGCCAGACAGACAGTGACGGCGACGGCGTGGGCGACGCCTGCGATCTGTGCCCGGGCACGCCGCCCGGTGAGCTGATCACCCCGAGCGGCTGCCTGATCGGTGACCTCAATTGCGACGGCTCGGTCAACTTTGGTGACATCAATCCGTTCGTCCTCTACCTGTCGAACTTCGTGACCTGGCAGGCCGCACATCCCGCCTGCCCACCCGAGGTCGGCGACATCAACGGCGACGGCATCTACCCATCGTTCGGCGACATCAACCCGTTTGTTGTTCTGCTGAGCGGCGGGTAG
- a CDS encoding choice-of-anchor E domain-containing protein, giving the protein MGIGSTMRVKGPLGGSQLIVIPDAFVTATGWVDADNEPGGAGADFAGTDYCSIIGGAVSDVESGFQTSAASLAPYIGTGNVTFVFDDAGTSTSGTGVLPSPGARRVTIATTNFNFTTTVQYEYVPEPATALPLALGGLGVLRRRRVRRVAPEV; this is encoded by the coding sequence CTGGGCATCGGCTCGACGATGCGCGTGAAAGGCCCGTTGGGCGGCAGCCAACTGATCGTGATTCCGGACGCCTTTGTGACCGCCACCGGATGGGTTGACGCCGACAACGAACCTGGCGGCGCGGGGGCGGACTTCGCCGGAACAGACTACTGCTCCATCATCGGTGGCGCGGTCAGTGACGTCGAATCCGGCTTCCAGACCTCGGCGGCCTCCCTGGCGCCTTACATCGGCACAGGAAACGTGACGTTCGTGTTTGACGATGCGGGGACCAGCACGAGCGGCACCGGCGTCCTCCCGTCGCCCGGTGCCCGGCGGGTTACGATTGCAACGACGAACTTCAACTTCACGACGACTGTTCAGTATGAGTACGTACCTGAACCGGCGACCGCGCTGCCGCTGGCTCTGGGGGGACTGGGCGTCCTGCGGCGCAGGCGGGTGCGGCGCGTTGCACCGGAGGTCTGA
- a CDS encoding cryptochrome/photolyase family protein: protein MRTEHATVRSQRFPTLRVRGAVRNLAIVLGDQLDPHAAALTGLDASTDAVLMMEVAGESTHVPSHKQRTTLFLAAMRHFAIELQCRGFRVQYVPLDDPANTHSLRGEIRRAAKTLKPAALSCTRPGEWRVRRVVDDAAAATGLPLHTFPDRHFLVSDMEFAGWMAGRKQPVMEHFYRWQRRRLGILVEPNGAPAGGQWNYDQQNRGSFRRAPQVPPPYAPRMDAITQEVLVLVERRFARNPGHLARFRWPVTRVQARQALDDFIRNRLPHFGTYQDAMWSGQPFLYHSLLSPALNLKLLDPRACIAAACAAYESAAAPLNCVEGFVRQIIGWREFIHGIYWHAGPGYEARNELDQHGSLPEFYWTGQTDMVCLRECIGQVLQYGYGHHIQRLMVTGNFALLAGVAPRQISDWYLGMYVDAVDWVTLPNTLGMAMHADGGVVGTKPYVASGRYIARMSNYCATCRFDPAQRTGSAACPFTTFYWDFLIRNRRRFRGNRRMRMIMRHVDRLTDDERATVIAQARERRREFGIQCPAAPS, encoded by the coding sequence ATGCGCACTGAACACGCCACCGTCCGTTCGCAGCGCTTTCCGACGCTGAGAGTCAGGGGAGCGGTACGGAATCTGGCGATCGTGTTGGGCGATCAGCTTGACCCACACGCCGCTGCCTTGACCGGGCTTGATGCGTCCACGGATGCGGTCCTGATGATGGAGGTCGCAGGCGAATCCACACACGTACCCAGCCACAAGCAACGAACCACGCTGTTCTTGGCCGCCATGCGCCACTTTGCCATCGAACTGCAGTGTCGCGGGTTTCGCGTCCAGTACGTGCCCCTGGACGATCCCGCCAACACGCACTCGTTGCGCGGCGAGATTCGGCGCGCCGCGAAAACGCTCAAGCCCGCGGCGCTCAGCTGCACACGGCCGGGAGAGTGGCGCGTCCGGCGGGTGGTGGACGACGCCGCGGCCGCCACCGGGCTTCCGTTGCATACGTTCCCGGATCGGCACTTCCTCGTGAGCGATATGGAATTCGCCGGCTGGATGGCTGGGCGGAAGCAGCCGGTGATGGAGCACTTCTATCGCTGGCAGCGCCGCAGGCTCGGCATCCTGGTGGAACCGAACGGCGCGCCCGCGGGCGGCCAATGGAACTACGACCAGCAGAACCGCGGTTCGTTTCGGCGCGCACCGCAAGTGCCGCCGCCGTATGCGCCGCGGATGGACGCCATCACCCAGGAGGTGCTCGTGCTCGTCGAGCGACGTTTCGCCCGCAATCCAGGCCACCTCGCACGATTTCGCTGGCCAGTGACGCGGGTCCAGGCTCGCCAGGCGCTGGATGACTTCATCCGGAACCGGCTACCGCACTTTGGTACCTACCAGGACGCCATGTGGTCGGGGCAGCCCTTCCTGTATCACTCGCTTCTGTCGCCGGCGTTGAATCTGAAGCTGCTGGACCCGCGCGCGTGCATCGCCGCCGCCTGCGCGGCGTACGAGTCCGCTGCCGCGCCGCTGAATTGTGTGGAGGGTTTTGTGCGCCAGATCATCGGCTGGCGCGAGTTCATCCACGGGATCTACTGGCACGCGGGCCCAGGTTACGAGGCGCGGAACGAGCTCGACCAGCACGGTAGCCTGCCGGAGTTCTACTGGACGGGCCAGACCGACATGGTGTGCTTGCGAGAGTGCATCGGGCAGGTGCTCCAGTACGGCTATGGCCACCACATTCAGCGGCTGATGGTCACCGGCAACTTCGCGCTGCTTGCGGGGGTGGCTCCGCGTCAGATCAGCGACTGGTACCTGGGAATGTACGTGGACGCCGTCGACTGGGTGACGCTGCCGAACACGCTTGGCATGGCGATGCATGCCGATGGTGGCGTGGTCGGCACGAAGCCCTACGTCGCCAGCGGCAGGTACATCGCGCGCATGAGCAACTACTGCGCGACCTGCCGCTTCGACCCAGCCCAACGCACCGGGTCGGCAGCCTGTCCGTTCACCACGTTCTACTGGGATTTTCTCATCCGAAACCGGCGGCGATTTCGGGGCAATCGTCGCATGCGCATGATCATGCGGCATGTCGATCGCCTGACGGACGACGAGCGCGCCACCGTAATAGCGCAGGCGCGGGAACGCCGACGGGAGTTTGGGATTCAGTGTCCTGCTGCCCCCAGCTAG
- a CDS encoding SDR family oxidoreductase, whose product MTAADERKPVLVTGATGYIGGRLVARLLAAGYRVRCLAREPRKLEARSWGTDPRVEGVRCDVGDRQPLAEAMRGCGPAYYLVHSMVAAGRAYRERDRVLARTFAEAAAEAGLERIVYLGGLGETGPQLSEHLKSRREVEDALASGSVPVTVFRAAMIIGAGSASFEILRYLVERLPVMITPRWVSTEAQPIAIQNVLHYLVACLECPATSGRTLDIGGAEIMTYREIMQVMAAALGLRKRLIIPVPVLTPRLSSLWIHLVTPLSHRIARPLAEGLRNRVVCRDDDAARLMPQRLLTIREAIDAALGRTRAHEIETAWFDAGPLPGDPDWSGGRVFVDRRMSDVRARPETVYHAVTRIGGDQGYYAADWLWRVRGWLDRLVGGPGLRRGRRDPQRLSYGDALDFWRVTGVEVNRRLELRAEMKLPGEALLSFEIRPDDQDAARCALIQTARFKPRGLLGLAYWYAVMPLHGLVFNGMLQGIRQVAERGVPVTAGTVLGKHTPRNHAH is encoded by the coding sequence ATGACTGCCGCCGACGAACGAAAACCCGTGCTGGTCACCGGCGCGACCGGGTACATCGGCGGCCGGCTCGTGGCGCGGCTGCTGGCGGCGGGCTACCGTGTCCGCTGCCTGGCACGGGAGCCGCGCAAGCTGGAGGCACGCTCCTGGGGCACCGACCCCCGCGTGGAAGGCGTGCGTTGCGACGTCGGCGACCGACAGCCGCTGGCCGAAGCGATGCGCGGCTGCGGTCCGGCGTATTACCTGGTCCATTCGATGGTGGCCGCGGGACGAGCGTATCGCGAGCGTGATCGCGTGCTGGCGCGGACCTTTGCCGAAGCCGCGGCCGAAGCGGGGCTGGAACGTATTGTCTACCTGGGCGGATTGGGAGAAACCGGTCCGCAGCTCAGCGAGCATCTCAAGTCGCGGCGCGAGGTCGAAGACGCGTTGGCCTCGGGGTCGGTACCCGTGACGGTGTTCCGCGCGGCGATGATCATCGGGGCCGGATCAGCTTCGTTCGAGATTCTGCGGTACCTGGTCGAACGGCTGCCGGTGATGATCACCCCCCGGTGGGTCAGCACGGAGGCGCAACCGATCGCCATTCAGAATGTGCTGCACTACCTGGTTGCCTGCCTGGAGTGCCCGGCGACCAGCGGCCGGACGCTCGACATCGGCGGGGCCGAAATCATGACGTACCGCGAGATCATGCAGGTCATGGCCGCCGCGCTCGGGCTGCGGAAGCGCCTGATCATTCCGGTGCCTGTGCTGACACCGCGACTCAGCTCGCTGTGGATTCACCTGGTGACGCCCCTGAGCCACCGCATCGCCCGTCCGCTGGCGGAGGGACTGCGCAACCGCGTGGTGTGCCGCGACGATGACGCCGCGCGCCTCATGCCGCAACGCCTGTTGACCATCCGCGAAGCGATCGATGCCGCGCTGGGCAGGACGCGGGCTCATGAAATCGAGACGGCCTGGTTCGACGCCGGGCCGCTGCCGGGTGATCCCGACTGGTCCGGTGGCCGGGTCTTCGTGGATCGGCGGATGTCGGATGTGCGCGCGCGGCCGGAGACCGTCTATCACGCCGTCACCCGCATCGGCGGCGATCAGGGCTACTACGCCGCCGACTGGTTGTGGCGCGTGCGTGGCTGGCTTGACCGCCTCGTGGGCGGACCGGGCCTGCGCCGCGGCCGGCGCGACCCGCAGCGACTGTCCTATGGCGACGCGCTGGATTTCTGGCGCGTAACGGGCGTTGAAGTGAATCGTCGCCTCGAGCTGCGGGCGGAGATGAAGTTGCCGGGCGAGGCGTTGCTCAGCTTTGAGATTCGCCCGGATGACCAGGACGCGGCCCGATGCGCATTGATCCAGACCGCGCGTTTCAAGCCGCGGGGACTGCTGGGGCTGGCCTACTGGTACGCGGTGATGCCGCTGCACGGTCTGGTATTCAACGGCATGTTACAGGGAATCCGCCAGGTGGCCGAACGCGGCGTGCCTGTGACAGCGGGGACGGTCCTCGGCAAGCACACCCCACGTAACCATGCGCACTGA
- a CDS encoding GTP cyclohydrolase I, protein MAAKWDNRDAQTPVADRIRARLVAARRRFHANDSIADFIEPGELEALQGEVQAKLQDVLDTLVIDTASDHNTQDTARRVARMFVNEVFRGRYAPMPPVTEFPNIARLNELMIVGPVLVRSACSHHLCPIIGQLWVGVMPNEHSALIGLSKYARLVEWVMARPQIQEEAIVQLADLLQEKMRPDGLAVIMRADHYCMQWRGVKDMDSKMVNSVMRGSFLKNPNLRREFLALLNNRNRS, encoded by the coding sequence ATGGCTGCGAAGTGGGACAACCGAGACGCCCAGACGCCCGTCGCGGATCGCATCCGGGCGCGCCTCGTCGCCGCCCGCCGGCGCTTTCACGCCAACGACAGCATCGCCGACTTCATCGAGCCCGGAGAGCTGGAAGCACTTCAGGGCGAAGTCCAAGCTAAGCTCCAGGACGTTTTGGACACGCTCGTGATTGACACCGCCAGCGATCACAACACCCAGGACACGGCCCGCCGGGTCGCCAGGATGTTCGTCAACGAGGTCTTCCGCGGCCGCTACGCGCCGATGCCGCCGGTGACCGAATTCCCCAACATCGCCCGGCTCAACGAGCTGATGATCGTGGGGCCCGTGCTCGTGCGCAGCGCCTGCTCGCACCATCTGTGCCCGATCATCGGCCAGCTCTGGGTGGGCGTGATGCCCAACGAGCACTCCGCGCTGATCGGGCTGTCGAAGTACGCCCGGCTGGTGGAATGGGTGATGGCGCGCCCGCAAATTCAGGAAGAAGCCATCGTGCAGTTGGCCGACCTGCTGCAGGAGAAGATGCGCCCGGATGGACTGGCGGTCATCATGCGCGCGGACCATTACTGCATGCAATGGCGCGGCGTGAAGGACATGGACTCCAAGATGGTCAACAGCGTCATGCGCGGCAGTTTCCTGAAAAACCCCAATCTCCGCCGCGAGTTCCTGGCGCTGCTGAACAACCGCAACCGGTCGTAA
- a CDS encoding BLUF domain-containing protein, producing the protein MLVRLIYASRSTKPINDDMIQNILDQSGRHNVAAGITGVLCVCHGDIFMQVLEGGREEVNQLYAKLVRDARHTDVTLLDYAEISERRFSSWRMGRVDLDKLNLGIVLKYAEKPQLDPFQLSGRVALALLEELMSTAAIMGGG; encoded by the coding sequence ATGCTCGTGCGCTTGATTTACGCCAGCCGATCCACGAAGCCCATCAACGACGACATGATCCAGAACATTCTGGACCAGTCCGGCAGGCACAATGTCGCCGCGGGCATCACCGGCGTGCTGTGCGTCTGCCACGGCGACATCTTCATGCAGGTACTCGAGGGTGGCCGCGAAGAAGTAAACCAGCTCTACGCGAAGCTGGTCCGCGACGCCCGGCACACCGACGTCACGCTGCTGGACTATGCGGAGATCAGCGAGCGGCGTTTCTCGAGCTGGCGCATGGGGCGTGTAGATCTGGACAAGCTTAACCTCGGCATCGTGCTGAAGTACGCGGAAAAACCGCAGCTCGACCCGTTTCAGCTCTCCGGACGCGTCGCCCTGGCCCTCCTGGAAGAGCTCATGAGCACGGCAGCGATCATGGGCGGGGGCTGA
- a CDS encoding helix-turn-helix domain-containing protein — protein sequence MAGSTITTRQAAQALGVSEASLKRWCDQGLLPAVRTPGGHRRLPLSGIVQFVRERRLELVRPGLLGLPEVTPPAVADHAALRDATQAAFASGNEPVVCRLLLGSYFAGTSAADILDDLVGPAFSAVGERWAHGDLAIYEERRAVEICTRVLFQLRALLPLPAPDAPQAIGGTLAGDPYSLPTTMLELALREAGWRAQSYGCGLPTSTLVEALQAERPRLLWLSVSTFDSEPQFLANFTPLYAAAQDLGVAVLVGGRMLTAELRERMQYSAYGDNLRHAVEFARALWPLARGGTADAENGPSAIVSPRP from the coding sequence ATGGCTGGGAGCACGATCACAACTCGCCAAGCCGCCCAGGCCCTCGGGGTAAGCGAGGCCTCGCTCAAGCGCTGGTGTGATCAGGGCCTTCTGCCGGCGGTGCGAACCCCCGGCGGACACCGCCGGCTCCCCCTGAGCGGCATCGTTCAGTTTGTCCGTGAACGTCGCCTGGAACTCGTGCGACCCGGTCTGCTTGGCCTGCCGGAGGTCACACCTCCCGCCGTTGCCGACCACGCGGCGCTGCGCGACGCGACGCAAGCGGCATTCGCATCAGGAAACGAACCCGTCGTGTGCCGGTTGCTGCTCGGGTCTTATTTCGCCGGTACATCCGCTGCCGACATCCTTGACGACTTGGTCGGGCCGGCCTTCAGCGCGGTCGGGGAGCGCTGGGCGCATGGAGATTTGGCAATCTACGAAGAGCGCCGGGCGGTCGAGATCTGTACCCGCGTACTGTTTCAGTTGCGAGCGTTGCTTCCACTCCCCGCGCCCGACGCGCCGCAGGCCATCGGCGGCACGCTGGCCGGCGACCCGTATTCGCTCCCCACGACGATGCTGGAACTCGCGCTGCGCGAGGCCGGCTGGCGCGCTCAGTCCTACGGCTGCGGGCTGCCGACCAGCACTCTGGTCGAGGCTCTGCAGGCGGAGCGCCCGCGGTTGCTCTGGCTCAGCGTGAGCACTTTCGATTCTGAGCCGCAGTTCCTGGCCAACTTCACGCCGTTGTATGCTGCCGCGCAGGATCTCGGAGTCGCCGTGCTCGTCGGTGGCCGCATGCTGACGGCCGAGCTGCGGGAGCGCATGCAATATTCCGCGTACGGCGACAATCTGCGCCACGCCGTGGAGTTCGCACGAGCACTGTGGCCCCTGGCACGCGGCGGGACGGCGGACGCCGAAAACGGCCCCTCAGCGATTGTCAGCCCCCGCCCATGA
- a CDS encoding fasciclin domain-containing protein — protein MTSAKVVPTFASVALLVLLAAPVRAQEACGGSKNIVQTAVAAGQFKTLVKAVEAAGLADTLSGSGPFTVFAPTDEAFAKLPAGTLESLLQNPAALKSVLLYHVVPGKVMAADVVKLKSAKTALGQSVRIDASQEVRVGNAKMTKTDIAASNGVIHVIDTVIIPKNDIIEAARAAGSFTTLLTAIEAAGLTDTLRGDGPFTVFAPTNEAFAKLPKETLDALLTDKTKLASILTYHVVPGKVLAADVVKLTEAKTVQGQSVKISAADGVTVDNAKVVKTDVSATNGVIHVIDTVIIPG, from the coding sequence ATGACGAGTGCGAAAGTTGTTCCGACGTTTGCGAGCGTGGCGCTCCTGGTGCTCTTGGCGGCACCTGTCCGGGCCCAGGAAGCGTGCGGCGGTTCCAAGAACATCGTCCAGACGGCGGTCGCGGCGGGCCAGTTCAAGACACTGGTCAAGGCCGTGGAGGCCGCCGGCCTCGCCGACACTCTGAGCGGCAGCGGGCCGTTCACCGTCTTTGCTCCCACCGACGAGGCGTTCGCGAAGCTCCCGGCGGGCACGCTGGAGTCTCTGCTCCAGAACCCCGCGGCCCTTAAGAGCGTGCTGCTGTATCACGTGGTCCCGGGCAAGGTAATGGCCGCGGATGTTGTCAAGCTGAAGTCGGCCAAGACGGCACTTGGCCAGTCCGTGCGGATTGATGCCTCCCAGGAGGTGCGTGTCGGAAACGCGAAAATGACGAAGACCGACATCGCCGCGAGCAACGGCGTGATTCACGTGATCGACACCGTGATCATCCCGAAGAATGACATTATTGAAGCCGCGCGGGCCGCCGGGTCGTTTACCACGCTGCTGACGGCGATCGAGGCGGCCGGCTTGACCGACACCCTGCGCGGGGACGGCCCGTTCACGGTTTTCGCGCCGACGAACGAGGCGTTCGCGAAGCTGCCCAAGGAGACGCTCGACGCGTTGCTGACGGACAAGACCAAGCTGGCGTCGATCCTGACCTACCATGTTGTTCCGGGCAAAGTGCTGGCGGCCGACGTGGTCAAGCTGACCGAGGCCAAGACTGTGCAGGGTCAGAGCGTGAAGATCTCCGCAGCGGATGGCGTAACGGTTGACAACGCGAAGGTAGTGAAGACCGACGTGTCGGCCACGAACGGCGTGATTCACGTCATCGATACGGTGATCATCCCGGGTTAG
- a CDS encoding DUF378 domain-containing protein: MKTLDIIAAVLLVVGGLNWGLVGLLNFDLVATLLGDGSLLAKAVYTLVGLAAAYQALTLRAIQKRWHVKPVVA, translated from the coding sequence ATGAAGACGCTGGATATCATTGCTGCGGTTTTGCTGGTGGTTGGTGGTCTGAACTGGGGTCTGGTCGGGCTGCTGAATTTCGACCTGGTCGCCACGCTGCTCGGTGACGGATCGCTTCTGGCCAAAGCGGTATACACGCTGGTCGGTCTGGCGGCGGCCTATCAGGCACTGACGCTGCGGGCAATTCAGAAGCGTTGGCACGTGAAGCCTGTCGTCGCGTGA
- a CDS encoding heme-binding protein, protein MFKIAVVSGTLLLMVALLGALAVLVAGCSLHRPVSAARVSSLTVAHGPEPALTGTAQTPDAAADIEVVRVGGDMHTAMEFINGEFRSGVCRISTPLPEGYPAPTPPNTIELKRYPAVRRAGIGGSMSPDWGMNLAFFPLFNHIKRREIAMTSPVELDYAGLGAPGATKPTEWTMSFLYRTPELGPAGIDSEDTRVLVEDVPPVTVVALGMRGPYQLEHVNSGLAALRGWLASQSDWEEAGDPRALFYNGPEVRPRDKWSEVQIPLRRR, encoded by the coding sequence ATGTTCAAGATCGCGGTTGTGTCAGGCACGTTGCTTTTAATGGTCGCGTTGCTGGGGGCCTTGGCCGTCCTGGTCGCCGGCTGCAGTCTGCACCGCCCGGTTTCGGCAGCGCGCGTTTCGAGCCTCACCGTTGCCCATGGGCCTGAACCGGCGTTAACCGGCACCGCGCAGACGCCTGATGCGGCCGCGGACATCGAAGTTGTGCGCGTCGGCGGGGACATGCACACGGCCATGGAGTTCATCAACGGCGAGTTTCGCAGCGGCGTGTGCCGGATTTCGACGCCGCTACCGGAGGGCTATCCGGCACCGACCCCGCCCAACACGATCGAGCTGAAGCGTTACCCCGCCGTCCGACGAGCTGGCATCGGTGGGAGCATGTCGCCGGACTGGGGTATGAACTTGGCGTTCTTCCCGCTGTTCAATCACATCAAGCGACGTGAGATCGCGATGACCTCCCCCGTGGAGCTGGACTACGCGGGGCTGGGCGCGCCCGGCGCGACCAAACCGACCGAGTGGACGATGTCGTTCCTGTACCGCACTCCTGAGCTGGGGCCGGCAGGCATTGATTCTGAGGACACGCGCGTCCTGGTGGAAGATGTCCCGCCGGTGACTGTCGTGGCGCTCGGCATGCGGGGACCTTACCAGCTCGAGCATGTGAATTCCGGCCTTGCAGCCCTGCGGGGCTGGTTGGCGAGCCAGTCCGACTGGGAGGAGGCCGGCGACCCGCGCGCCCTATTCTACAACGGCCCGGAGGTTCGTCCTCGCGATAAGTGGTCGGAGGTGCAGATCCCGCTGCGCCGAAGATAA
- a CDS encoding HAD hydrolase-like protein codes for MGVLVDIPALGPISDCSGCVPLAAASDGVHRVGHDGVVSITATGDHKVEFIAWADHALAYVKSQLGYPAYYPVHPVTVRKPVRAVLMDLDGTSVHSEHFWIWMIQLSLASLRGEPKFELADEDVPCVSGHSVSEHLEYGIRKYCPDRTVEEARRFYFEHTRRELAEVLAGRGRADAFAPAPGLKDFLLRLKARGVRIALVTSGLYEKAWPEIVSAFRTLDLGDPRAFYDAIITAGHALRAGEVGTLGELSPKPHPWLYAEACRVGLGIPFEERATVIGLEDSGAGVCAVRLAGFAPLGMAGGNIIESGTRELCAAYCTSFEAVLRQIE; via the coding sequence ATGGGCGTACTCGTCGATATCCCTGCGCTCGGCCCCATCTCGGATTGCTCAGGCTGCGTGCCGCTCGCGGCGGCCTCCGATGGCGTGCACCGTGTCGGTCACGACGGCGTGGTGTCGATCACGGCGACGGGCGACCACAAGGTCGAGTTCATCGCCTGGGCTGACCACGCGCTGGCGTATGTGAAATCGCAGCTCGGCTATCCTGCGTACTACCCGGTGCACCCCGTCACTGTCCGCAAGCCGGTGCGGGCCGTGCTCATGGACCTGGACGGCACCAGCGTCCACAGCGAGCACTTCTGGATCTGGATGATCCAGCTCTCGCTCGCCAGCCTGCGCGGCGAGCCGAAGTTTGAGCTCGCAGACGAGGATGTACCATGTGTCTCCGGGCATAGTGTCTCCGAGCACCTGGAGTACGGAATTCGCAAGTACTGCCCGGACAGGACCGTGGAAGAGGCCCGGCGTTTCTACTTCGAGCATACGCGGCGTGAACTGGCCGAGGTTCTGGCGGGGCGCGGCCGCGCGGACGCCTTCGCGCCCGCGCCGGGACTCAAGGATTTTCTGCTGCGGCTGAAGGCCCGCGGCGTGCGCATCGCGCTGGTGACCTCGGGGTTGTACGAGAAGGCGTGGCCGGAGATCGTGTCGGCGTTTCGCACGCTGGATCTCGGCGATCCGCGTGCGTTCTATGACGCGATCATCACGGCCGGCCATGCACTGCGCGCGGGCGAAGTGGGTACGTTAGGCGAGCTCTCGCCCAAGCCGCACCCGTGGCTCTACGCCGAGGCGTGCCGGGTGGGGCTGGGCATTCCGTTCGAGGAGCGCGCCACGGTAATAGGGCTGGAGGACAGCGGCGCGGGTGTGTGCGCTGTGCGACTGGCCGGTTTCGCGCCACTCGGCATGGCCGGTGGGAACATCATCGAGAGCGGCACGCGCGAGCTGTGTGCGGCGTATTGCACGAGCTTTGAGGCCGTGCTCCGGCAGATCGAGTGA